Proteins encoded by one window of Halomonas sp. Bachu 37:
- the gltB gene encoding glutamate synthase large subunit: protein MNKGLHQPGEFRDNCGFGLIAHMQGQASHDLLKTAIESLTCMTHRGGIAADGKTGDGCGLLLKMPSAFMREAAKSDLNVELGERFAVGVVFLPDDDERDAHARRVLERELEARQLKVLGWRDVPTDPSVCGPMALDCLPRIRQVFVAPGSGEHFDVDLFMARRYAEQALKGEEDFYVASLSSEVVSYKGLVMPEDLPAFYKDLNDPRLETAICVFHQRFSTNTAPRWPLAQPFRLLAHNGEINTIEANRGWANSRKANFVNERLPEIAELDEIVNTTGSDSSSMDNMLEVLLTGGMELHRAVRMMVPPAWQNVETMDAELRAFYEYNSMHMEPWDGPAGVVMTDGRQAVCMLDRNGLRPARWVITKNGYITLASEIGTYSYKPEDVVAKGRVGPGRMLAVDTQTGEVLHTSEIDDRLKSAYPYKRWLKQEANYLESALTELARFQSVEPDTLNIQQKLFQVSFEERDQVLRPLAESGQEAVGSMGDDTPMAVLSGRQRPLTDYFRQKFAQVTNPAIDPLREAIVMSLETCCGAELNVFKATPEHAHRLILTTPVLSPRKFTALMSQDDPAFASHTLSLGYDPEQQSLQQALQALCKEAETQVRAGKVILVLTDSDLPKGILPIQAVLAVGAVHTHLGRLALRPNANIVVETGYARDAHQMAVLFGVGATAVYPWLAYQVMADMHRTGELTGNPADSRENYRKGLQKGLFKILSKMGISTLASYRGSMLFEAVGLSSEIMQMCFPGMASRIEGTGFTELQLQQELLAKDAWTLRKGINQGGLFKYVHGHEYHAYNPDVVMVLQQAVQEGSYEKWKKFARLVNERPVATIRDMLALKPAQDPLPLDEVEPIESLLPRFDSAGMSLGALSPEAHEALAQAMNEAGGRSNSGEGGEDPARYGTIRSSKIKQIASGRFGVTPAYLVNAEVLQIKVAQGAKPGEGGQLPGGKVNDLIARLRYSVPGVTLISPPPHHDIYSIEDLAQLIFDLKQVNPDAQVSVKLVSEPGIGTIATGVAKAYADLITVSGYDGGTAASPLTSIKHAGSPWELGLPEVHQALRINGLRDKIRLQTDGGLKTGLDVIKAAILGAESFGFGTAPMVALGCKYLRICHLNNCATGIATQDDYLRGEHFRGTVDMVKHYFRFIAEEVRELMATLGVRQLTDLIGRTDLLEVIEGHTPSQRKLDLTPLLDNDFVPADAPQFCRVSRNVPHDPGAKNQEVLAALMDAIENRSGGEFEFTITNCDRSVGALSSGAIAKRYGEEGLEDAPVTARFTGVAGQSFGVWNARGLNLYLEGDANDYVGKGMNGGKLVIVPPKVSTFESHKTAIIGNTCLYGATGGKLFAAGTAGERFAVRNSGATAVIEGAGDHCCEYMTGGLVCVLGETGVNFGAGMTGGFAYVLDEDRAFVDRYNHELVEIHRINTETMEAYRRHLREMIEEYVHETGSKRGQDILDDFSDYARHFWLVKPKAASLGGLLAESRRRPE from the coding sequence ATGAACAAAGGTCTTCACCAGCCAGGCGAGTTTCGTGACAACTGCGGCTTCGGCCTGATTGCTCATATGCAGGGGCAAGCCAGTCACGATTTGCTCAAGACCGCGATAGAATCGCTGACTTGCATGACACACCGTGGCGGTATCGCGGCAGATGGTAAAACCGGCGATGGCTGTGGCCTGCTGCTCAAGATGCCGTCGGCCTTCATGCGCGAGGCGGCCAAATCCGACCTGAATGTCGAACTCGGCGAGCGTTTTGCCGTGGGTGTTGTGTTCCTGCCCGACGATGACGAGCGCGATGCGCATGCGCGTCGGGTTCTGGAGCGTGAACTCGAAGCCCGTCAACTGAAAGTGCTTGGCTGGCGCGACGTGCCCACCGACCCCAGCGTGTGTGGCCCCATGGCACTCGATTGCCTGCCGCGCATTCGCCAGGTCTTCGTGGCGCCGGGCAGCGGCGAGCATTTCGATGTCGATCTGTTCATGGCGCGCCGGTATGCCGAACAGGCGCTGAAGGGCGAAGAAGATTTCTACGTCGCCTCACTTTCTTCCGAGGTGGTGTCCTATAAAGGCCTGGTAATGCCCGAAGACCTGCCGGCCTTCTACAAGGATCTCAACGATCCGCGACTGGAAACCGCCATTTGCGTTTTCCACCAGCGTTTTTCGACCAATACCGCGCCGCGCTGGCCGCTGGCTCAGCCGTTCCGCCTGCTGGCGCACAATGGCGAGATCAACACCATCGAAGCCAACCGTGGTTGGGCCAACTCGCGCAAGGCGAACTTCGTCAACGAGCGCCTTCCCGAAATCGCCGAGCTGGACGAGATCGTCAATACCACCGGTTCCGACTCCTCGAGCATGGACAACATGCTCGAGGTGCTGCTCACCGGGGGCATGGAGCTGCACCGTGCCGTACGCATGATGGTGCCGCCGGCGTGGCAGAACGTCGAAACCATGGATGCCGAGCTGCGCGCCTTCTACGAATACAACTCCATGCACATGGAGCCGTGGGACGGCCCGGCCGGGGTGGTCATGACCGATGGTCGCCAGGCGGTGTGCATGCTCGACCGCAACGGTCTGCGCCCGGCGCGCTGGGTGATAACCAAGAATGGCTACATCACGCTGGCGTCGGAAATCGGCACCTACTCCTACAAGCCGGAAGACGTGGTGGCCAAGGGCCGGGTCGGCCCGGGCCGGATGCTGGCGGTGGATACCCAGACGGGTGAAGTCCTGCATACCAGCGAGATCGACGACCGTCTGAAGTCGGCGTACCCCTACAAGCGCTGGTTGAAGCAGGAAGCCAACTACCTGGAGTCGGCACTGACCGAACTGGCACGCTTTCAGAGCGTCGAGCCCGATACGCTGAACATTCAGCAGAAACTTTTCCAGGTCAGCTTTGAAGAGCGCGACCAGGTGCTGCGCCCCCTGGCGGAAAGCGGCCAGGAAGCGGTGGGCTCGATGGGCGACGACACGCCGATGGCGGTACTGTCGGGCAGGCAACGTCCGCTTACCGACTATTTCCGCCAGAAGTTCGCCCAGGTGACCAACCCCGCCATCGACCCGCTGCGCGAAGCGATCGTCATGTCGCTGGAAACCTGCTGCGGCGCCGAGCTCAATGTCTTCAAGGCAACGCCCGAGCATGCTCACCGACTGATCCTGACGACTCCGGTGCTTTCGCCGCGCAAGTTTACCGCCCTGATGTCCCAGGACGATCCGGCTTTCGCCAGCCACACCCTGTCGCTGGGCTACGACCCCGAGCAGCAAAGCCTGCAGCAGGCCTTGCAGGCGCTGTGCAAGGAGGCGGAAACCCAGGTGCGTGCGGGCAAGGTGATCCTGGTGCTTACCGATTCCGACCTGCCCAAGGGGATACTGCCGATCCAGGCGGTACTGGCCGTCGGTGCGGTGCATACGCACCTGGGTCGCCTGGCGCTGCGTCCCAATGCCAATATCGTGGTGGAAACCGGTTATGCCCGAGATGCCCACCAGATGGCGGTGCTGTTCGGTGTCGGTGCTACCGCGGTGTATCCATGGCTGGCCTATCAGGTGATGGCCGATATGCATCGTACCGGCGAGCTGACCGGCAACCCGGCGGATTCCCGCGAGAACTATCGCAAGGGCTTGCAGAAGGGTCTGTTCAAGATTCTGTCCAAGATGGGGATCTCGACGCTGGCCTCGTATCGCGGTTCGATGCTGTTCGAAGCAGTGGGGCTCTCTTCCGAGATCATGCAGATGTGCTTCCCCGGCATGGCGTCGCGCATCGAGGGGACCGGCTTCACCGAGCTGCAACTGCAGCAGGAATTGCTGGCCAAGGATGCCTGGACACTGCGCAAGGGCATCAACCAGGGCGGGTTGTTCAAGTATGTGCATGGCCACGAATACCACGCCTACAACCCCGATGTCGTGATGGTCCTGCAGCAAGCGGTGCAGGAGGGCAGCTACGAGAAGTGGAAGAAGTTTGCCCGCCTGGTCAATGAGCGTCCGGTGGCGACGATTCGCGACATGCTGGCGCTCAAGCCGGCGCAGGACCCGCTGCCCCTGGATGAGGTCGAGCCCATCGAGTCGTTGCTGCCGCGCTTCGACAGCGCCGGCATGAGCCTTGGCGCACTGTCGCCGGAGGCCCACGAAGCGCTGGCGCAGGCTATGAACGAGGCCGGTGGGCGCTCCAACTCAGGCGAGGGCGGCGAAGACCCGGCGCGCTACGGCACCATTCGCAGCTCCAAGATCAAGCAGATCGCCTCCGGGCGCTTCGGCGTCACCCCGGCCTACCTGGTCAATGCCGAAGTCCTGCAGATAAAGGTGGCTCAGGGCGCCAAGCCCGGCGAGGGCGGCCAGTTGCCCGGTGGCAAGGTCAACGATCTGATCGCCCGGCTGCGCTATTCGGTGCCCGGGGTAACGTTGATCTCGCCGCCGCCGCATCACGACATCTATTCGATCGAGGACCTGGCGCAACTGATCTTCGACCTCAAGCAGGTCAACCCCGACGCCCAGGTCTCGGTGAAGCTGGTTTCCGAGCCGGGTATCGGCACCATCGCCACCGGCGTGGCGAAGGCGTATGCCGACCTGATCACCGTTTCCGGCTACGACGGCGGCACCGCGGCGAGCCCGCTGACCTCTATCAAGCACGCCGGTTCCCCTTGGGAGCTGGGCCTGCCGGAAGTACATCAGGCGCTGCGCATCAACGGCCTGCGCGACAAGATCCGCCTGCAGACTGACGGCGGCCTGAAGACCGGGCTGGACGTGATCAAGGCGGCGATCCTCGGCGCCGAGAGCTTCGGTTTCGGTACCGCGCCGATGGTGGCGCTGGGCTGCAAGTATCTGCGTATCTGCCACCTCAACAATTGCGCCACCGGTATCGCCACCCAGGACGACTACCTGCGCGGCGAGCATTTCCGCGGCACGGTGGACATGGTCAAGCACTACTTCCGCTTCATCGCCGAGGAAGTGCGCGAGCTGATGGCGACGCTGGGTGTGCGCCAATTGACCGACCTGATCGGACGCACCGACCTGCTCGAGGTGATCGAGGGGCACACTCCGTCACAGCGCAAGCTGGACCTGACCCCCTTGCTCGATAACGATTTCGTTCCGGCCGATGCGCCACAGTTCTGCCGTGTGAGTCGCAATGTGCCCCATGACCCAGGTGCCAAGAACCAGGAAGTGCTGGCAGCGCTGATGGATGCCATCGAGAACCGCTCGGGCGGTGAGTTCGAATTCACCATCACCAACTGCGACCGCAGTGTCGGCGCGCTGTCTTCGGGGGCCATCGCCAAGCGCTACGGCGAGGAGGGGCTCGAGGACGCTCCGGTCACCGCCCGCTTCACTGGAGTGGCGGGGCAGAGTTTCGGCGTGTGGAACGCCCGCGGCCTCAATCTCTACCTGGAAGGCGACGCCAACGACTATGTGGGCAAGGGCATGAATGGCGGCAAGCTGGTCATCGTGCCGCCCAAGGTCAGTACCTTCGAAAGCCACAAGACCGCGATCATCGGCAATACCTGCCTGTATGGTGCCACCGGCGGCAAGCTGTTCGCCGCCGGAACCGCGGGGGAGCGTTTCGCGGTGCGCAATTCCGGTGCCACAGCAGTGATCGAAGGTGCCGGCGACCACTGCTGCGAGTACATGACCGGCGGACTGGTGTGTGTGCTCGGCGAAACCGGGGTCAATTTCGGGGCGGGCATGACCGGCGGCTTCGCCTATGTGCTGGATGAGGACCGCGCCTTTGTCGACAGGTACAACCATGAGCTGGTGGAGATCCATCGCATCAATACCGAAACGATGGAAGCGTATCGTCGTCACCTGCGCGAAATGATCGAAGAGTATGTGCATGAGACCGGCTCCAAGCGCGGTCAGGATATTCTGGATGACTTCAGCGATTACGCGCGACATTTCTGGCTGGTAAAGCCCAAGGCGGCAAGCCTGGGCGGTCTGCTCGCCGAATCCCGGCGGCGGCCGGAGTGA
- the aroB gene encoding 3-dehydroquinate synthase, producing the protein MTHDSTAPSRLPPTTLNVDLGERSYPIHIGSAVMGTAEWLAPYLAGNQVLVVTNETIAPLYLERLRLGLPDHLEVRTLVLPDGEEYKTLEQVSRIWDALLEAGFNRRCTLIALGGGVIGDMVGYAAASYQRGVAFIQVPTTLLSQVDSSVGGKTGVNHPRGKNMIGAFWQPKAVLIDIDTLITLPSRELSAGLAEVIKYGLIRDSDFLGWLEANMQALRGLEPDALVSAIERSCRLKADIVAEDETEQGVRALLNLGHTFGHAIESHQGYGQWLHGEAVGAGMAMAAELSHRLGWLDDAQVARCNALIASAGLPLEAPQGMEADDFLERMRLDKKNLDARLRLVLLESLGKACVFDATPSDMLQALLEEFPRR; encoded by the coding sequence ATGACCCACGACAGTACAGCACCGTCTCGCCTGCCGCCCACTACCTTGAACGTGGACCTGGGCGAGCGCAGCTATCCCATTCACATCGGCTCGGCCGTCATGGGCACGGCGGAGTGGCTGGCGCCTTATCTTGCCGGTAATCAGGTCCTGGTTGTTACCAACGAGACGATCGCGCCGCTGTATCTCGAGCGCCTTCGCCTGGGCCTGCCGGACCATCTGGAGGTGCGCACACTGGTGCTGCCCGACGGCGAAGAGTACAAGACGCTGGAGCAGGTAAGCCGCATCTGGGATGCCTTGCTCGAAGCGGGATTCAACCGCCGTTGCACGCTGATCGCACTCGGCGGGGGGGTAATAGGCGACATGGTCGGCTATGCGGCGGCCAGCTATCAGCGTGGCGTGGCCTTCATTCAGGTGCCGACGACACTGCTATCCCAGGTGGACTCCTCGGTCGGGGGTAAGACCGGCGTCAACCATCCGCGGGGCAAGAACATGATCGGGGCCTTCTGGCAGCCCAAGGCGGTGCTGATCGATATCGATACCCTGATCACCCTGCCGTCTCGCGAGCTATCCGCCGGACTCGCCGAAGTGATCAAGTACGGCTTGATTCGCGACAGTGACTTTCTCGGCTGGCTGGAAGCCAATATGCAGGCGTTGCGCGGGCTGGAGCCGGATGCATTGGTGTCGGCCATTGAGCGAAGCTGCCGCCTCAAGGCGGATATCGTTGCCGAGGACGAGACCGAGCAGGGCGTAAGAGCGCTGCTCAACCTGGGGCATACGTTTGGTCATGCGATCGAATCGCACCAGGGCTATGGCCAGTGGCTGCATGGCGAGGCCGTGGGCGCCGGCATGGCCATGGCGGCTGAGCTGTCGCACCGTCTGGGATGGCTGGACGATGCGCAGGTGGCTCGCTGCAATGCCCTCATTGCCAGCGCGGGGCTGCCGCTTGAAGCGCCGCAAGGAATGGAAGCCGACGATTTTCTCGAGCGCATGCGTCTCGACAAGAAAAACCTCGATGCAAGGTTGCGTCTGGTGCTGCTTGAATCGCTGGGCAAGGCGTGTGTCTTCGACGCGACGCCGAGCGACATGCTGCAAGCCCTGCTGGAAGAGTTTCCCCGCCGCTGA